The genomic window atgtCAAACGAAAGAAATGGACGACTGCCCCTCTGTCGTTGACCGTAAATTTGAAGTGGAGATCTCTCCTTCTACAGgtaggcgcatgaagcatcccgggatcactagcaccccctgccataaggctggggAACCTTTGTTTCGTTGCCTACGACGTAGGCCCTGCGtaaggtctcttttcaaagccgttttgttcagcTAAAGAAACAAGACGCTACAGACAGATGGCAAAAACCACAAGATATTATATACGTCAGCTTAACTAGGGAAATGAGTTagtatagccacagtgtttgaacacttagaGCGACGTATGGACAGAGAGTAGCTCGGTCGAATTGCATAGCGgcctgtcaacataggcagccgtgtgatgacgcaatcctcagaggaggcgagACCGGacgttggctcctccgagcgagGGAGCGAATCGGCTTCGGTTTTTAAAGTATTTAGAAGTTCAGCGAGTTCAAAATGATACGAAACTGCTGAAATGAACAGGAAAATGATTTTATGATccaaacaattgaatttgttcttccccttttcatgatgccacggcctcccttgcctcctctgacctcCCGCACGTCCCTGGTTTCAAACATAAAAAGGTGGAAGCAAAAAATCAAAGATTACaagttttaatttaaaaacaatgcaatttgaaagtgtcatcagttttAATAGCGCATGGCAAGTGGTTTTCTGTCCTATTTGTGTGTACGGCCCGTTGCGATCCTCTAGAGGTCGCCCTCTGCACATCTTCGGTAGCTGGTCGAAAGCTGCAGGCTCAACAAATCGTCAGCTAACGATCGCTCATTCCATCAAATCGCAAAGTGAGCCAGTAGCAGCGGAGCCCGACCAAACACGACAGACAGAAGCCAACCCAATTCACCCACCGCCACCGAGTCCTGACCTCAACGCACCGGAACCCGATACTGCAAGAATGTGAAAGTtggcacaaaaacaacacaacctGACATCAACAAAACTCACACAAGAACCTGACCTGCTCACATCACCATTGGAGTCGAGAAAGTGAGCCAACTACATGAGAACCAAAAGAAACGAGTGTGCTTGCACCTAAAAGCTCCGAAACGAGAACATGGACCGACAAAAAAAGCAAGGTCCAAAAGAAGAAAAGCTCCAAAACAATGGCTGCCCGCTTTTGCGGTCCTGAGCATTTGGCGGGTCGGGTGACGCCAATTCATGACACCAGTGCGAGCACAACCGAGCGGAAAGAAACACAGACGTGCGTGTCGAAAACGGAGTAGAAAAAAGGTCCCGCGGCAAAGTCGTCAGATGGCAAAGTCGTCCGACGCGGCCGAGGCCGGGCTGAAGGCGGAGCTCCGGAGGGCGTCCAGGCAGTGGACCAGGAGCAGGGTCCCGCTCAGGTGCTTCCAGCGCTTGGTGATGGGACTCTTCATCCGGTCCAGGCCCACGTGGAGGTCCTGGATCACGTCCCGGTAGCTGTCGCCCATCTGAGCCGCCCAAGTCACCAGGAAGTCGTATGCCGGCTTCCACATGGCCTGAGCGGCGACACGCGCACATGTTAGGGCTGGCAAAGAACGCCAGAGCAAGCAAGAGCAAGCCGGAGCAAACACGAGTGCGGCATCACCTCGCTGTCCACCACGCCGTTCTTGTCACGGTGCGGCGCCTCGTAGGCGTCCATCTGCTGACGGGAAACCTTGGCCAGGCGCTCGGCCAACTCCCGCCAGCGTCCCGCCACCTCCACCGCCGTGGTCAGGAGCACAAAATCCATCACCAGGCGGGCTACCAGGCCTTGGCAGTCCAGCTTCAGGAGGGCCTGAAACACACGACAAGAGGTTGACACGTCAAAGGCCAGCTTGCTCTGCTTTGCTAATAATAGAGCCTGGAGTGGATCAACTAACTCCGAGGTAGCCTTTCTTAATGACTTTGCCTCAATTGTTGGGTTCAAAAAAAGGCCCATTCCAAGAATCCTTTGTAAGTGGCCACTTCCCTCTCGTCTGATTGCTTCCTTGGCCTTTCTGTGAGTCTTCTTCTTGTCGTCATTATTTTGCCATTCCGGCCCGCCGCGCCATTTCACACCATTCCTTGCTATGCGTGAGCTCTGACCCTTCCGTCGGACGGACTGTAATGACTTGGCCGTTCATTCCCGCAGAAAAGAGCGAGGGGGGCGCAGGGCGGCTCGGGAATGAACTGAAAATGAGCTACACCAGTAAgcttcgggaaggtcaagcgggAGATGAttcctcctccggaatcaactcTTATTTGGCGGGCGGGACTGCCTCGCTCGGCAACACTTTGCTTGCACTGCGCGCTTGTGACGCCCCGGGATACGCCTTCGAGTCATCGGGACGTCGCGTTTGCCCTTTGACCTGAGCGCAAACGCCACTCGGCGACGAATGGGCAGTTTTCTGATTGCTCGAGGCTTGGACTTGAGCTGGGGTTTCTTGTGTTTATTGAGAACAATGAGGCAGGAAACATCTGCCGGCCCCAGATAGCTCAGAAGCACACGGTCGGACCTGATCCTTCATCTTAAGTTACTTCTAGTCTGGGTGGAGAGGCAAGCTGCTGTAAAAGCAAAATTTGCCACCACACTTGTGTGCTACTGCATCCAAGGAcaactgaccgaccgaccgaccgaccgacgctAGACCAGGAAGGAAAAAGCCAGCggagcgcccgcccgcccgccaaccAGCCAGCAGGTGGGAATGGACAGCTCGGACACGGATGCGGGCGGCAAACACGGCCGGCCGAGGGCCTTTTTCCGGTGGGCCATTTGCGGGCTTACCGTGAGCAGCTCCTTCTGGAAGGACTTTCGCTCTTTGCTGTCCGTATTGTTGCAGTCTTCCTTCAGCTTCTCCAGAACGCAGGCCACCCTCTCCGGTTCGCTGTCCAGCTCGGCCCGGCAGAAGTGCGTCACGGGAAGGTTCTGGTACCCGAGGGCGTCGGCGAAGGCCCGCCAGTCGCCGATGTTCTCCATCAGGACGGTGCGGACCGAGGCGTAGATGTACGTGAGGAACTTGCAGGGCCTCAGAACCTGCTCCAGTAACAGGGAGGTGGTGAGCTCGGGCCCGCTGAAGGAAAGGGGCTGGAGCTTTCCCATCAGCAGCACGTTTTTGGCGTGGACCAGTCCCACCCGGCCCTGGCAGTAGCCGATGTACCATTCTTTGGTCCACAGCTGGCCCTTCAGCTTGACCTTCTCCTCGCTCAGAAGCGCCACCACGTCTCCTTTCTTGTACTCCAGCAGGTAGGTGTTCTTGGTCTGCCGGATGACCGTCTTGATCAGCTTTCCGAACCTGAGGTTGGCGACCCGGCGGTCGTGGAACACCGGGTACTTGGTGGCGACGGCGAGCGGAGACAGGATGATCTTGCCCACTTCCTTCTTCTTCAGGAAGCGCCGCTGCATGGACGTCTTGGGACCCGTCCTGGGCGGCGGCGTGGGCGTCTGAACGCAAAACTGGGCCAGTATGGCATCCCGCTCGTCTTTGACCTGGATCCTCAGGGTGAAGTCGGAAAAATCGGCGGCGGCGCTACTGCGGCAACTGATCAGGTAGACCAGCCGGCTGACTTTGCCCAGTTTGATCTGGAAAGCCCGGATCACTTTGGCCTGCTCGCCGGCCTTCACCTCAAAGTTGGCCATGTTGGAGTAGACCCCCACGCGGAGGTCCCGGGGCCTGGACAGGACAAACTGGTGTTTGCCCCACAGCTGTAGCGCGACCGGGGGCGAGGACTGCGCCGGCTTGCCCGCTTGGCTCACCAGCAACGACTTGGGGGCGCAGTCGTGACCGAAGGCGGCCACCACCGTTTTGAAGGAGGGGTGGATGTGTTTGGGTCCGTACACCCCCAACGTCATCTTTTTGTCCACGTGATCCCACACGTTGCAGTCCGGAGACGAGGACTGGCACTGCACCACCGCGCAAACGTACATGCACGGCTCCAAGTTGTCCAGGGACACCCGAAGCGTGTCGCCGCACAGGGAAGTCTGCGAGACGGGGCCGTACGGCCCCTCTTTGCAGTCGCTCCTGACGCACACGATGCGGGCGCTCTCGCGCCTTTCCGCCTTCACCGCCACCGACACTTTCATCTCCAGCGTGATGCCGCTTTTGGTCTCCATGTTGCTGAGCTTGAGCTCCACCACCGGCCCAGAGATGGTGCAGCGATCGTTGTTCAGTTCCAGAGGCGGATCTAAGAGCGCTTTGATGGAGATCTGCTGGGTGTCGCCCCGGGCCACATGGCCCTCGGGGACGTGGACGCCGATGTCGGTGTCCGGGAGCCGCACGGCGCCTCCCGAGCTGTCCAGCCGGCAGACGATGTTGGTCTCCACCGGCTGCGTCTGACCCCAGCCGGGACTTTGGCCCAGAGAGTCCAAGTCGTGGCAGGACCTGGCCAGCTTGCGATGGGTAAGCCACGCTGTGCGGAAAGCCTCCCTGCTCGGGAACTGCTCCGGGGCCGGCGCTTTGAGGCCGCCGAAGAAACCGCCGCCGGACGTCGGAGGGTTGTCCGACTGGGCCTGCAGGACCGACATGTCGGACAAACTGTAGGAGCGCTTGCTTCGGAAAAAGGGGTTATCCCTGGCGAGCGGGTCGAAACCACTCCCGCCGGAGCCCTTCACGTTCACGACAGGGTTTGGCACGGACGGAGCGtcaaagagaagaagaagatcAGCAGACTTCTCGTTGTCGTTTTGGTCCAGCGGGTTTGGAGGATCGCCGTGCAGGAACGGGTTGGTTGAGCTCTGTGCGCTGGCAAAAGGATTTCCGTGATGGAAAGCGGTCGGCGTCAGAATGACGCCGGCCCACTCTCCGAGTAGGTCCATTTCCGAAGCCGTCTCTTCCCtggcgtcgccgccgccgccgtctatCATGCCGCTGTCGCTGAAGGAAGAGTCTCGGAGACCCACGGGCTCCACGTAAGCGGCCGGGATGTAGCCCATCTCCGTGTTGTTGTGGGCGTACCACCACTCGCCGCCCGACGTGTCCAGAACGTAGAGTCGGTCGCCTTTGGAGAACTTGAGCGTGGTGAAGCTGGACGGGCAGTAGTCCTTGATGGCCACCACCTCTCGGGCCGTGCCCAAGCAGGCGCCGGCGTCCAAGCGTAAGGCACTGGGAGAAGGCACTGGAAACACAAGAGGGGCGAGCGACGCCGTCAGCTAGGTCGAGAAATGCACCAGAGCTCCATTCCAGCTTCTGCACTGGCGCCACCGACTTGTTCAGCCGATTTTGGGGCTGGCCGACCACATTTGCAGCCATCGGCCTGACCTCAAACGGTCTTCGTCTGTTTTGTAAGACGGACTGTGGCTCAATTTATACTTACAAATTAGGTTGCTCAAACAACAACTTGTTTTGACTTTAATAAAAAAGATgagacaatgaaaaaaaaaatactgtgccAAAAACTTTAAGCACGTTGTCCATGTTTGGGTGGAGCCCTGCTAACGCTAATGCTAACGCTAACGCTAATGCTGACTTTGACCCCGATGTCGTGACTCGAATGTCTAAAGCGAAAAGCACAAACCACCAGCGCGGCGGCCTTAGCTTACCTTTGACATCAccgaggccggactcggacacGCCGTCACCGAGGTCGATCAGCGTCCCCTCGGACCTGCAGCGAGGCAGCAAGGCGTTGCTATTGGCCGTGGTTCGGATTCGATGGGCGGCCATGACCGCAGCGGATTCCCTGGTGGCAGAGCAAAGCGCAAAGACTGCATGAAATGACTTGGAACGGTGGGCCTTCTCGGTGAGTCGTGGCGCCCGCCTCGTCACCAAACGGCATCACCTtacgtgtttgcattttttcccccatttgtGGCAGGGAGCCAAGCTGGCACGCTCAGCAACGGCCGCAAAACGCCacagaaaagagagagagagagagagagagagagagagagagagagagagagagagagagaagaaactCCCTGGACTGGCTTTTGGGGAATGTTCCCACTGTCCGCGCGCAGCGTGAGCGGACGCCCATGTCGACGACGCCCATGTGCGCCTCGGCTCCGGTCGCCCCGGTGACGGCGCATCTTCCTTTTCAAGACGGCCTTTCGGACACTTGGGGCAACTTTTTATTCCTCTGCGCATGATTGGCAGTCAAACAGTTGAGTCGAAAGGTGGCGGCAAATGGAGCCATTATTTTCATTGCAATGTTTCCAAAATGTCATCCTTTTTTCATCATAGCAGTAAAAGCggcacaccccccccccaccgcagTAGTAGAAGCACCCCGCCAGTGGGCCGTCCAGCAGGCAGGAAGTGAGCGGCTGAGGAGGAAATGCCTTTGTGATGACAGTCTGAGACCACTGGAAGGTAGATCCTCCCTCCCTGGGCACTTATCTTGCACTAGCGCCCACGTAGCCCGACAGCAAACAACATGACCTGTCCTGCAAAAAGAACGTGACTCCAGCTCCAACTCAAAGTGGAACTGAAATCTGCACGTTGAGCACCACATGGCGCCCCCTCTCTTGGAGGGATGGAATTACAACAAGCACTTGGCCAAGACGAACAACCACCAAACAAATCtcgactaaccctaaccccctttTCCAAAAAAGGCTTGTGCATTCCTTGGAAGAGGTTTGTTCTTAGGCCCTGACGGGACTTTCCATTCCCAGGTGTGATTCTGAGATTGTGGGATCTGGACGGGAGGAATGCCAGGAATGTCAGTCCCTGGAATGACATCATGAATTATTTCGGAGGAGCTGGCAAAGCAAGCGATCGCCATGACGACCGCAGCCACGTTCCCACCGATTCATATttttcaccaccaccaccaccaccacaacaaGAAAGCACCTGAGGCGCGAGCGGGGGAATAAAGTCCGGCTGTGCCCAGAGAAGGAAAACGCAATGGCCAATCGGTGCTCACCGTTGTGCTTGGTCAGCATGCGCTCCCGGCAAAAGGCGGCGCGCCGTCGGTGAGCAAACAAACATTTGCATGCGAGGTTGTCACATGCTCGCCGGCTGACACCAGCCCGTGACGCGGGAGCGGGGTCTACCCCGAGGGAGGGAGACGGGGCGCCGAGGCTCCGACCGGGCTTATCTAAGATCACGTGCGCTGACGGAAACAATGAAAGTCATTCAAGAAGCAACCCGAGATCAGCGCTACTTTGCCCGGacctccacgccggccgggccaCACTCTGCCTATGTCAGGCCCCcaaaaaagctacgttttctgctactgcattttattatttttttttctcacaccaCGCCAACTGTAGGTTGTTCTTTCATGCCTTCTATGCACTTTTGCTTGAATCGAATCCATCTGTCTGCCATCCCGACTCCGCGGTGTGAGAGCGTCTTCATCTGACAACATTGGAGTTAGCGTTTCAACAAATATGTTCTGCTTCTGCCTTCAGTGATCGTCTGAACTGACACTTACTTGGCTATCTATTGATCTTTTAATGGATTGAGAGATCACTTCCAATGACAAAAACTCTTTTTCAGGTAGGTCAGTGTTTCCTTCACTGCCACCAACTTTTCTGctgctctgtctgtctgtctgtctgtctgtctgtctgtctgtctgtctctttgCACTGGTACTGATCTTGCCTACCATCAATTGTTGGCATGGCATGTATTTTATTTGACTCtggtgggttagggtttcctTCTTCTTTTGTTACCAACTTAAAATTTCTGTTTGAAAGGCATAAAACGTGATTTAGCCCATAAAACGGTTAGATTGTAATGATTAGTTCATTGTTATTGTTTGCTCCCACTCAACACGTAAAAACAGCAGAAAACATCGCCTTAGAATACAATCAATTTGCGATTTGAAGTGAAGCATTGTAACAATGAATTGTAATTATTGATGAATTGCGTCTATCGGTTTCGAATCACTCGTGAATAATTCCCGTTTCTTTGCGCTCAAGGCCGGAGCTCGCTTGTTTTTGCTTGCTTTCCATGGCGAAGGCGGCATTCGGTCGCCCCCTGCTGGCCTGGAGTGAACGCGACGCGTTCCACTCAAAAGCATCTGGAAGCGACAACGCGTCCCGTTTCATCTCGGGAAATAGCGATGTCCAATCAAGCTAATCGCGAATCGACCAAGGCCGGATGAGCCCGAGGAAGCCCGCGGAGCATCCGCGTTCTTAATCTCTATGGCAACCGCCGCGATCTTAACCTTCCGACACCGTGACGTGTTGGACGAGGAGCAGCCgaagctcggctcggctcggctcggctcagctTCGGACCCGACTCGCTTCGGTAGCCACGACTACCCCACCACAAGTCAAAGTGCATCAAACAAAGTCCGTTTTTGGAAGTCTTCCTGCCTCCCCACTTTGCTCCCGGGCTGGCAAACTTTCCATGAATCCGCTAaacgcgccgccgccgccacgacgacggcaagaagaagaagaagaagaggaaaaaaaaaaaaagatggcagcTCACCGGCGAGCACGTAGCGTCGCGTCCCGCCAgcgaagccgccgccgccgacaaCGCCGCCGTGGAGCTTCGCCTGTCGGTCTGCTTCTGCTGGAGTCTCCGCcgacgagcgagtgagcgagggaGTGGGAGGGACCGGGGGTGGGGGGcgcccgtccgtccgcccgcccgccaggcCAGCAGCAGCCAGCCCGGCTGATGTCACCCGGCCAGGGAGGCGGGGCTGAGGCCCTTCGAGGAGGAGGGGCGCGAGGCTCCCGCAGGACGTCATCGGCACCGCCGCACGGAGCAAATGTGAAATGCTGTCGAAATGGAACATTAAACCATTTTGTTGTGATGTCCTCAAATGCAGTCGCAGCAGCAATCGCAAACTTGACACACGCCTCCACTTATTTGCCAAGCGCGCAACCCGGGTTCGGGCGGGGTCCTTGGACCTGTGTCCTCCGCGGAGCGCGTCGAGCGTGGCCAATTTGGACGGGCTTGTTGCGAAATTGGTTGCTAGGGCAATAAGACGCGTTCACAATCCACGCGGGATGGATTCTTCGTTTTCCTCGTTTGTGGATCGGCAGCAGGCGTCGTCACGGTAACGGGAACCagccatctttttatttttcaaagtgcTCCTCGAGGGGGGAGGGCTCACAATGACGCGCAccttcttgttgttgttggcgTCGCTTCCAGCTGCGCGCAAAGAAAGACAGGAAGCGTCCGAAACAAAAGAGGGAACGACGATTTCCCGGTTCGGCCCGTACTATCCGTCAGAAAAGCTTCAAAAATGTTGATTGCAGATGCTACTCGAGTGGGGCCCACACAAAAGTGAGACTCCTTGAGAACAGTAAAATGGTTGTCGATTGATTTGATGAATAACGTCATGATGATTTCTTGCGCCTCGACTCTCACCTAAGACAATTTGGTTTTACTTTGAGCGCATGAAAATGACTTCACAAGAGGCAAGAAAATCTGAATTTTTCAATAACCACTAGGAACAAACGATGTGCCTGTAATCAAACACGCCGTGATTTCACTGACTGAGCGTCCAGAAGTCGGAGTCTTAGGCGTCCGTCGCCTTCTTTCGGGTGATTGACGCTCGTGCTGGTTTCGCATGTAGGCGCTCTACTGGCACCTGGTGGTCACTAACGGTGGTACAACTTTGCGCTGTGTGTGGAATCTGTGGAAGCGTTGTGAGTGTCACGACGTGTGCGCCATCTAATAAAGTGTCAGCTTGGCGGATGAGTGACGTCACGACCGTGTGAATCCGTTGagaatgtttattttgtttgaacCTCAAATCATCTgtaccgcacacacacacacacactgctcacTTCATTGGCTTCAAAGTGTTTTTGAgagggttgccatggcgatgcaATGATTGACAAAGATCCAAACAACACCGTCACGGCTCACTCATGCCAAGCTAGCTAGATGGCTAGCTCGATGGGCTAAATGCCTGCCGAGCATCCGACGTGGTGTCAAACGCATCGTTTGCACGAGGAGCCGGGCGGTGCGAGGCCTTCAAGGTCAGTCGGAAAATAAAAGTTGCAAAGGTCCTTGACGCCTCACAATGTGTCGCCGTGGCCAGACGTCCGGCTTTCAGGCACTTTCCTGGTCCTCCTCTCCTGGCCCCGCCCCTGCAGCAGTCATTATGACATCACGTCAGACAGTCGTTGTGTCCGCCCGTCCCTGTTTAACTTACTCGATGCGCACGTGCGTGCAAGCGTGCGTGTAAGCGTGCGTgcaagcgtgcgtgcgtgcaagcGTGCGTGCTCTACCGTTGCGTCTGGAGTGGTCTTCAGATTGGATGCCGGATGACTTTTGCTCATGGTCGTCGTGGTTACGCGCTTCATCCGGTGGGCGGCGGGCCGAGCCCTGCGATTGGTCGTTTGAGCAGCTTTTGCTCTTGGACTCCGCCTCCTCTTGACCTTCTTGCTTCTTATCGGCCAATTCTGTCCACCCAACGAGAAGACACTTGAGCTTCAATTTGGATTGCCTGTGTGTGACAGCGTATCGATGGGTGTGTGCCGGTGTGTTATTGAGCCCGCCTATGTGCGTGCGCACGTGTGCCTTTGCTCCAGTTGACGTAGGATGCGTGGAGGATTCATACGTGTAAATGGCGCTCATGCCGGCCGGGCGTATGCGTACCGTCCACAGAGAGCTCCTTCCACCTGTCCTTGTTCCTGCCGATGACATCGCTCAGGTGCTTCCTGAGCGCAGGCAGGTCAATGGCGCTCAGGGAAAAGTCCGTCTGGCGGTCATCGCGGCTGCCgtggcggccgccgccgcgtctCTGGACGGACTCCACGGTGACCGAGCCGCTGCCTGTCAGGCTGGACAGAGGCGCACATCAGCGGTCGCATGTCGGGAACATTGCCagaccaggccaggccaggccaggccaggccaggccaggccaggccaggccaggcgagGCTGCACCTGGGCCGTCGGTTTCCCGTCTCGCGGGCCTTCCTCTCCTCGTCTATCAGGGGGCCCATCACCTTCTCCGTCACATCCACCAGTACGCCGAACGTCGGCTCCACGATGAAGTCGATAAAACCTGAGCGTCAATCCATTGGGTTAACGTCGCCGGTCAGAGCCGGACGCAAACGGCCAGACGATGCCcgcgtgagtgcgtgcgtgcgtgcgtgcgggcgggcgggcgctggctcgctcgctcgctttctTACCAATCTGCGACTGAGCAATCATGGTGGCTTTGCGGTCACAAAGAGGAGAAAAGGGAAGTCCCAGTTCCACTTCTTTGTCGCCCtgccacacaaaacacctgctcaGGATGCGTGGCTGCCTCTGCGTGCGCCTGCGCGTGCCCCCACCTGTCTGAAGAATTCCTCCATGAGGCTGTGCGTCCAGCGGTAGTGCAGCGGCCAGCCTTTGGCGGGGTGGCTGATGTCGGCGGCGTGCAGCATCAGTGACAAGACCTTCACCTTATCCAcgctgcgcgcgcacacacacacacaaagagaaaATCAAGCAAGGGGCGGGCTTTATTTGCTCGCTCGCTACAAAGCCAGTGTGGCCGCACCTGTGCGACTGCGCAAGGGTGTTCCGCATGGTCTTGATCTGCTGAAAGTGACACGACATGTCCGTCGACATCACCATCTCGATGACCAGCGCGCGAAGCTCCCTGCGCGCCACACACGCGCGATACGGTACGCGTTGGTGCGCTATTGTGTTGCACGCTAACCAACATCGCATGCACGCGTGCACGCTTACCTCCAGTCGTCCTTGTTGAGGTTGACCAGGATGTTGGTGTCCTCCTCCGCCATCAGCCTGTAGGCGGCGCTCACGTGATGGTTCTCCAGAACCGAACGGTCGTTGTACAAGATGGCCACCTCCGACCTGGGcgggcgcacgcacgcgcgcacgcacacacacacacacacacacacacacgccggcTCGCGTGGCCACAAAAGACGACAAAACACGAGTGTACGCAAAATGGGGCCGGCGTACCTCGTGTGTATGTGGAAGTTGTTTGTGGTTCCCGTGTGCTCAAAGTCGTGAATGGCCGCTGCAAAAACCATGGCCAGGATTTCCAGCTCGCTCAGCCAGTGctacacacacaggacagtcaATGGAGGTCAtgcgtgagcgtgtgtgtgtgcgtgtgcgtgttacCATGGTTCCAGTGTGCAGCATGAGGAAGTGCGCCGTCTGCGTGACATCGGCGGCGTGGACCAGGTTGTGGTAGGGGTTCTTGTGTTTGCTGTAGCCGTTCTCCAGAGCCTCCACAAACTGAACCAGCGCCGGCACGGGAATCTGAAGCACACGCAAATGTGACTACGCGGCCGCCGCCGTCGCCTCGCTTGCTCGTGAGAAAAAAcaattgaaagaaagaaagaaagaaaacaattgCATCCATTTTGTCTTCTGTTTGTGAGCCGAGGTCAGCAAGCTCGCtcgctcattcagcacattccacGCACTCCACGCATGACGACGCGTGTACCCTGAACCTGTTGATGAGGTCATAGCGCGTCAGGAGCTCGTAGACCAGAAACTTGAGGGCGTGCTCGCCCGTGCCCTCGTGAAGCAAAAACACGTCGAAGGACCACTGGTCCACCTTCTACCACAAGAAAAAACAAGAGATGGCGTCAGGTCATGATGCCAAGATCACAAATGCGATTCTCAATTTGAAAAGGTCATCTTTGTTACTTTGAGAGCGGCGATGGCCGTGGGCGGGTACGTCAGGCCGGCCATATTGGACGTCCGGCGATACATCCTGGGGTGGAACGCACAAAGAAGAAAACCATGCGGTGCCGTGCCATTGTCAGTTGCCACGGCAACCGGGCTGCAAACCTCCTGCACCTTTCACGCGTCGTTACACagcgccttccttccttccttccttccttccttccttccttccttccttccttccttccttccttccttccttccttccccatCCTTTTTCTTTCACTTCCACTTTGAGGCCATTTTGTGGAAAAGGGACAATCGGTTGAGATGCTAACGAACCTCTCGACGAAGATCCCGGCCTGCACGGCGTGCACGATGCTCCTGAAGCGCGGCTTCTCCTCGGGGCGGCGCTTGGCCACGCCCATCTTGCGGCTGAAGGTGCACGCCAGCCAATCGCGGACCTCCCTGGGCACCGACTCGGCCGGCAGCTCGCTCAGATCGTCCTCGGGGTCCAGCAGACGTCTGGCGGCCGGCGAGAGCGCGCGTGAGAAACGTGCCGGTCGCTCAGGCGCGAGCCAGCCGGGGATTCTGACTTGGTCTCGTCGGCGTAGACGGCGTCCAGCATGGCGGCGGCCAGCTGCAGGTTCCGGCGCAGCTCGGCGAGGTCCAGCGCCCCGCCGCCGTCCAACACCGCCATGGCCGCTTTCAGCCTGCAAAGAAAAGCAATTTTAAAGCGGCGCacacggcccgcccagcgacgccgcgccgcgccacgccacgccacggctTTGGAGCGTCGCAAAGGCGTCGTGCCGTTGTCACAGTGACAGAGCTGGATGGAATCTGCTTGAGTTCCCATGGCAACAAGGAGACATTTCCAAAGTCAAAATGAGCGACCATTTCTTACCTCTGTGATGTGCTTTTGTATTTCTGCCTGTGAAGACAAACAGAAGAAATGCTGCGCGTGAGCGAGGCCTGGATATGGACCTGCCGACCAAACGATCGTTTACTCGCCGCAAGACGAGCGGGAAGG from Syngnathus scovelli strain Florida chromosome 8, RoL_Ssco_1.2, whole genome shotgun sequence includes these protein-coding regions:
- the pde1a gene encoding dual specificity calcium/calmodulin-dependent 3',5'-cyclic nucleotide phosphodiesterase 1A isoform X2; its protein translation is MGSFCSGLDPETHVTAAPAAPDTGDLLRPMGGHGRERKSRRGARRWGHAAPANHSAEKKFQTRQKYKSTSQRLKAAMAVLDGGGALDLAELRRNLQLAAAMLDAVYADETKRLLDPEDDLSELPAESVPREVRDWLACTFSRKMGVAKRRPEEKPRFRSIVHAVQAGIFVERMYRRTSNMAGLTYPPTAIAALKKVDQWSFDVFLLHEGTGEHALKFLVYELLTRYDLINRFRIPVPALVQFVEALENGYSKHKNPYHNLVHAADVTQTAHFLMLHTGTMHWLSELEILAMVFAAAIHDFEHTGTTNNFHIHTRSEVAILYNDRSVLENHHVSAAYRLMAEEDTNILVNLNKDDWRELRALVIEMVMSTDMSCHFQQIKTMRNTLAQSHSVDKVKVLSLMLHAADISHPAKGWPLHYRWTHSLMEEFFRQGDKEVELGLPFSPLCDRKATMIAQSQIGFIDFIVEPTFGVLVDVTEKVMGPLIDEERKARETGNRRPSLTGSGSVTVESVQRRGGGRHGSRDDRQTDFSLSAIDLPALRKHLSDVIGRNKDRWKELSVDELADKKQEGQEEAESKSKSCSNDQSQGSARRPPDEARNHDDHEQKSSGIQSEDHSRRNGAGPGEEDQESA
- the pde1a gene encoding dual specificity calcium/calmodulin-dependent 3',5'-cyclic nucleotide phosphodiesterase 1A isoform X1: MNAHGQEEALPPPPPKEEEMKAEEDWQERSQPTEEEGVREEHRRVGEEGRRALGAEDVQPEEQLEQNEEAQVEDEGEGVQEIKALAQEEVQQEEAHSMEPEGQEHEERRGLKEMPQEGEVEGEQHTEEMQENEEEEEEQQQQQIGDLPQEEEQRNATAQEEEQPMDEERGFVDPLEQNHNSQVLARLRGMQKYKSTSQRLKAAMAVLDGGGALDLAELRRNLQLAAAMLDAVYADETKRLLDPEDDLSELPAESVPREVRDWLACTFSRKMGVAKRRPEEKPRFRSIVHAVQAGIFVERMYRRTSNMAGLTYPPTAIAALKKVDQWSFDVFLLHEGTGEHALKFLVYELLTRYDLINRFRIPVPALVQFVEALENGYSKHKNPYHNLVHAADVTQTAHFLMLHTGTMHWLSELEILAMVFAAAIHDFEHTGTTNNFHIHTRSEVAILYNDRSVLENHHVSAAYRLMAEEDTNILVNLNKDDWRELRALVIEMVMSTDMSCHFQQIKTMRNTLAQSHSVDKVKVLSLMLHAADISHPAKGWPLHYRWTHSLMEEFFRQGDKEVELGLPFSPLCDRKATMIAQSQIGFIDFIVEPTFGVLVDVTEKVMGPLIDEERKARETGNRRPSLTGSGSVTVESVQRRGGGRHGSRDDRQTDFSLSAIDLPALRKHLSDVIGRNKDRWKELSVDELADKKQEGQEEAESKSKSCSNDQSQGSARRPPDEARNHDDHEQKSSGIQSEDHSRRNGAGPGEEDQESA